The proteins below are encoded in one region of Micromonospora yangpuensis:
- a CDS encoding lytic polysaccharide monooxygenase yields MRLRLGGRVTGPGPTGNASEASARPLVRRGVAVATAVLLAGGSVLAGVVAMGDEPAAAHGSMQSPASRIYLCYQEGPETPRSPACQALREAGGSQPVYDWNGVLVSDVAGRHRQVIPDGKLCSAGNEAFRGLDLPRADWPATSLPSGGDHRFLWHGTAPHVGTFEFYVTRDGYQPDKPLTWADLESEPFLRADRPQLRDGVFRIDGKLPAKRGRHLIYTIYQRTDSPEAFYACSDVTFGGGDAPAPPQQPEVQPPGGVFLERESPAPEQPAHTEHEHAPEQHDEHDEHDERPGQPGGGEPERAPHTPETPPSGEVAGWAAGTAYPAGAQVTYQERTYVAVQAHTAQPGWDPPLVPALWHAVAPTEAAGGVAAWQPQTPYETGSHVTFEGVVYMCRQGHIALPGWEPTRTPALWEPMG; encoded by the coding sequence ATGAGACTGAGACTCGGTGGGCGCGTGACGGGGCCCGGCCCGACCGGCAACGCGTCGGAAGCATCGGCCCGACCGCTGGTCCGCCGGGGTGTCGCGGTCGCCACCGCGGTGCTGTTGGCCGGTGGCTCCGTCCTCGCCGGGGTGGTCGCCATGGGTGACGAGCCGGCGGCGGCGCACGGCTCGATGCAGTCCCCGGCGAGCCGGATCTACCTCTGTTACCAGGAGGGGCCGGAGACGCCGCGCTCGCCGGCCTGTCAGGCCCTGCGCGAGGCCGGCGGCAGTCAGCCCGTCTACGACTGGAACGGTGTCCTGGTGTCCGACGTGGCCGGGCGGCACCGGCAGGTCATTCCGGACGGCAAGCTGTGCAGCGCGGGCAACGAGGCGTTCCGGGGCCTGGACCTGCCCCGGGCGGACTGGCCGGCGACCAGCCTGCCCTCCGGCGGTGACCACCGGTTCCTCTGGCACGGCACCGCGCCCCACGTGGGCACCTTCGAGTTCTACGTCACCCGGGACGGCTACCAGCCCGACAAGCCGTTGACCTGGGCCGACCTGGAGTCCGAGCCGTTCCTGCGGGCCGACCGTCCGCAGTTGCGCGACGGGGTGTTCCGGATCGACGGGAAGCTGCCGGCCAAGCGGGGCCGGCACCTGATCTACACGATCTACCAGCGCACGGACAGCCCGGAGGCGTTCTACGCCTGCTCCGACGTGACGTTCGGCGGCGGTGACGCACCGGCCCCGCCGCAGCAGCCGGAGGTCCAGCCGCCCGGCGGTGTCTTCCTCGAGCGTGAGTCGCCCGCCCCGGAGCAGCCCGCGCACACCGAGCACGAGCACGCCCCCGAGCAGCACGACGAGCACGACGAGCACGACGAGCGACCCGGACAGCCCGGCGGGGGCGAGCCGGAACGGGCGCCGCACACCCCGGAAACTCCTCCGTCGGGCGAGGTCGCCGGGTGGGCGGCCGGCACCGCCTATCCCGCCGGAGCACAGGTGACGTACCAGGAGCGGACCTACGTGGCGGTGCAGGCGCACACGGCACAGCCCGGCTGGGACCCGCCGCTGGTGCCGGCCCTCTGGCACGCGGTCGCGCCGACCGAGGCCGCCGGCGGGGTCGCGGCCTGGCAACCGCAGACGCCCTACGAGACCGGCTCGCACGTGACGTTCGAGGGAGTGGTCTACATGTGTCGCCAGGGCCACATCGCACTGCCCGGTTGGGAGCCGACCCGGACGCCGGCGCTGTGGGAGCCGATGGGGTGA
- a CDS encoding family 43 glycosylhydrolase, whose amino-acid sequence MLGPAAVRADNPIVQTIYTADPAALVHDGRVYLYTGHDEDGSTYFTMKEWRVYSSADMVNWTDHGVPMNLATFSWASADAWAGQTIYRNGRFYWYVPVKNRATGRMAIGVGVSDSPTGPFRDAIGRPLVENGEIDPHAFIDDTGQAYLYWGNPNLWYVRLNADMISFSGSPTQIPLTAAGFGARSGNPSRPTLYEEGPWVYKRNGTYYNVFAAECCSEFIAYSTAPGPTGPWTYRGTIMPRQGGSFTNHAAVIDFNGGSYFFYHNGALPGGGGFTRSVAVEKFSYRADGTIPTINMTTTGAPQVGTLNPYVRQEAETIAWASGVETEPASEGGMNVGWIENGDYVKVKGVAFGAGATSFTARVASAGSGGRIEVRLGSVNGTTVGTCTVGGTGGWQTWTTITCPVSGATGTQDVFLRFAGGSGNLFNVNWWQFNQGSGPPPTTPPTTPPPTTAPPTTAPPTTPPPGGSGCTATYRTVNSWGGGFQGEVTVTAGTAAITGWQTRWSLANGQSISQVWNGTLSTSGSTVSVANASHNGALAAAGSTTFGFIGGGTPSTPTVTCTAN is encoded by the coding sequence ATGCTCGGTCCGGCGGCGGTACGGGCGGACAACCCCATCGTCCAGACCATCTACACCGCCGATCCGGCGGCGCTGGTGCACGACGGCCGGGTGTACCTCTACACCGGACACGACGAGGACGGCTCCACGTACTTCACCATGAAGGAGTGGCGGGTCTACTCGTCGGCGGACATGGTGAACTGGACCGACCACGGCGTACCGATGAACCTGGCCACCTTCAGCTGGGCCAGCGCCGACGCGTGGGCCGGCCAGACCATCTACCGCAACGGGCGCTTCTACTGGTACGTGCCGGTCAAGAACCGGGCGACCGGGCGGATGGCCATCGGCGTCGGGGTGTCCGACAGCCCCACCGGCCCGTTCCGCGACGCCATCGGCCGGCCCCTGGTGGAGAACGGGGAGATCGACCCGCACGCGTTCATCGACGACACCGGACAGGCCTATCTGTACTGGGGCAACCCGAACCTGTGGTACGTGCGGCTGAACGCCGACATGATCTCGTTCTCCGGCAGCCCGACGCAGATCCCGCTGACCGCGGCCGGCTTCGGCGCCCGCAGCGGCAACCCCAGCCGGCCCACCCTGTACGAGGAGGGGCCCTGGGTCTACAAGCGCAACGGCACCTACTACAACGTCTTCGCCGCCGAGTGCTGCTCGGAGTTCATCGCCTACTCCACCGCCCCCGGCCCGACCGGCCCGTGGACCTACCGCGGCACGATCATGCCCCGGCAGGGTGGCTCGTTCACCAACCACGCCGCCGTCATCGACTTCAACGGCGGCTCGTACTTCTTCTACCACAACGGGGCGCTGCCCGGCGGCGGCGGCTTCACCCGATCGGTGGCGGTGGAGAAGTTCAGCTACCGGGCCGACGGCACCATCCCGACGATCAACATGACCACCACCGGCGCACCCCAGGTCGGCACCCTCAACCCGTACGTGCGCCAGGAGGCCGAGACGATCGCCTGGGCGTCCGGGGTGGAGACCGAGCCGGCCAGCGAGGGCGGGATGAACGTCGGTTGGATCGAGAACGGCGACTACGTCAAGGTCAAGGGGGTCGCCTTCGGTGCCGGCGCCACCTCGTTCACCGCCCGGGTGGCCTCGGCAGGCAGTGGCGGCCGGATAGAGGTGCGCCTGGGCAGCGTCAACGGCACCACCGTGGGCACCTGCACCGTCGGCGGTACCGGCGGCTGGCAGACCTGGACCACCATCACCTGCCCGGTCAGCGGCGCCACCGGCACCCAGGACGTCTTCCTGCGCTTCGCCGGCGGCAGCGGCAACCTGTTCAACGTCAACTGGTGGCAGTTCAACCAGGGGTCGGGCCCGCCGCCGACCACCCCACCGACCACCCCGCCGCCCACCACCGCACCGCCCACCACCGCACCCCCGACCACCCCGCCGCCGGGCGGCAGCGGCTGCACCGCCACCTACCGCACCGTCAACAGTTGGGGCGGCGGGTTCCAGGGTGAGGTCACCGTCACCGCCGGTACCGCGGCGATCACCGGCTGGCAGACGCGCTGGAGTCTGGCCAACGGCCAGAGCATCAGCCAGGTCTGGAACGGCACGCTGAGCACCAGCGGCTCGACCGTCTCGGTCGCCAACGCCAGCCACAACGGCGCCCTCGCCGCCGCCGGTTCCACCACGTTCGGCTTCATCGGCGGCGGCACGCCGTCCACCCCGACCGTCACCTGCACCGCGAACTGA
- a CDS encoding cellulose binding domain-containing protein has product MTTPHRSHLAAVALAILMVLGVGAVTLPASFGGTARAADVTPMAATAGCGKAPTLASGTHTIQSNGKNRTFILRVPDGYDVNRQYRLVFGFHWRGGTATDVATGQTVQRDVWSYYGLQRLANNSTIFVAPQGLNNGWGNAGGEDITFVDDMIRRIDAGLCVDTTQRFALGFSYGGAMSYAVACARATVFRAVAVYAGGQLSGCSGGTQPIAYFGAHGIRDGVLNISGGRTLRDRFVRNNGCAAQNPPEPSQGSLTHRSTTYSGCRAGYPVVWAAFDEGHIAAPQDGATGDSGSRTWLPAETWRFFTQFEGTSPTTPPTTPPTTPPTTPPPGTGACRVTATVNAWNNGLTEDLTITNTGSTAVNGWSLVFNLPGGQSITSGWNATFAPASGQVTARNVAYNASIAPGASVGIGFQATHTGNTARPTSFTLNGATCTTG; this is encoded by the coding sequence ATGACAACACCGCACAGATCCCACCTGGCCGCCGTGGCGTTGGCCATCCTGATGGTGCTCGGCGTGGGGGCCGTGACGCTCCCCGCAAGCTTCGGCGGGACCGCCCGCGCCGCGGACGTCACGCCGATGGCGGCGACGGCCGGCTGCGGAAAGGCACCGACGCTGGCCAGCGGAACGCACACCATCCAGAGCAACGGTAAGAACCGTACGTTCATCCTGCGGGTCCCCGACGGCTACGACGTCAACCGGCAGTACCGGCTGGTCTTCGGGTTCCACTGGCGTGGCGGGACCGCCACCGACGTCGCCACCGGGCAGACCGTGCAGCGCGACGTCTGGTCGTACTACGGGCTGCAGCGGCTGGCGAACAACAGCACCATCTTCGTGGCCCCGCAGGGCCTCAACAACGGCTGGGGCAACGCCGGGGGAGAGGACATCACCTTCGTCGACGACATGATCCGCCGGATCGACGCGGGCCTCTGCGTCGACACCACCCAGCGTTTCGCCCTCGGGTTCAGCTACGGCGGGGCGATGAGCTACGCGGTCGCCTGCGCCCGGGCCACCGTCTTCCGGGCGGTCGCGGTCTACGCCGGTGGCCAGCTCAGCGGGTGCAGCGGCGGTACGCAGCCGATCGCGTACTTCGGCGCGCACGGCATCCGCGACGGCGTGCTGAACATCTCCGGTGGCCGTACGCTGCGGGACCGGTTCGTCCGCAACAACGGCTGTGCCGCGCAGAACCCGCCCGAGCCGAGTCAGGGCAGCCTGACCCACCGCAGCACCACCTACTCGGGCTGCCGGGCCGGGTACCCGGTGGTGTGGGCGGCGTTCGACGAGGGACACATCGCCGCCCCCCAGGACGGCGCGACCGGTGACAGCGGCTCCCGGACCTGGCTGCCGGCCGAGACCTGGCGGTTCTTCACCCAGTTCGAGGGCACCAGCCCGACGACGCCGCCGACCACGCCGCCGACCACGCCCCCGACCACGCCGCCGCCGGGCACCGGCGCCTGCCGGGTCACCGCGACCGTCAACGCCTGGAACAACGGCCTGACCGAGGACCTGACCATCACCAACACCGGCAGCACCGCGGTCAACGGGTGGTCGCTGGTGTTCAACCTGCCCGGCGGACAGAGCATCACCTCCGGCTGGAACGCCACCTTCGCCCCGGCCAGCGGGCAGGTCACCGCCCGCAACGTCGCGTACAACGCCAGCATCGCGCCGGGAGCCTCGGTCGGCATCGGCTTCCAGGCGACCCACACCGGCAACACCGCCAGACCGACCTCGTTCACCCTCAACGGCGCCACCTGCACCACCGGCTGA
- a CDS encoding cellulose binding domain-containing protein translates to MTRRSTSTGALAVAVALVVALAGIVFTGTPGPVSAAGALAAPADVGAQAATAGCGRAPTLANGTYTIQSGGKNRSFILRLPDGYDRNRPYRLVFGFHWWGGTAVDVATGQTVQRDVWAYYGLLRLSGDSTIFVAPQGISNGWANAGGEDVTFVDDMLRRIEGDLCVDTTQRFSVGFSYGGGMSYALACARPNVFRAVAVQSSPGTLSGCSGGTQPVAYLGVHGIGDNIASGRSLRDRFVRNNGCTAANPPEPRAGSLTHTVYSYSGCRAGYPVVWAAFDGGHIAAPQDGAGGDSGSRTWVPGEVWRFFTQFAGTTPTNPPTTPPTTPPTTPPTNPPAGGCTATYATVGQWQGGFQAEVTVTAGSTALTGWRVSWTLASGQSITQIWGGRNAPSGSTQHVSNETWNGNLAAGASTTFGFVGGGPATTPSLTCVRA, encoded by the coding sequence ATGACAAGGCGTAGTACCAGCACCGGAGCCCTGGCGGTCGCCGTGGCGCTCGTCGTGGCCCTGGCCGGCATCGTGTTCACCGGCACCCCCGGTCCGGTGTCCGCCGCCGGCGCCCTGGCCGCCCCCGCCGACGTCGGCGCCCAGGCGGCGACCGCAGGCTGCGGCCGGGCCCCCACTTTGGCCAACGGCACCTACACCATCCAGAGCGGGGGCAAGAACCGCAGTTTCATCCTGCGGCTGCCCGACGGTTACGACCGCAACCGCCCGTACCGGTTGGTCTTCGGCTTCCACTGGTGGGGCGGCACCGCCGTCGACGTGGCCACCGGCCAGACCGTGCAGCGCGACGTCTGGGCGTACTACGGGCTGCTGCGGTTGTCCGGCGACAGCACGATCTTCGTGGCCCCGCAGGGCATCAGCAACGGCTGGGCCAACGCCGGCGGCGAGGACGTCACCTTCGTCGACGACATGCTCCGCCGGATCGAGGGCGACCTCTGCGTGGACACCACCCAACGGTTCTCCGTCGGGTTCAGCTACGGCGGCGGGATGAGCTACGCGCTGGCCTGTGCCCGGCCGAACGTCTTCCGCGCGGTCGCGGTGCAGTCCTCGCCCGGCACCCTCAGCGGATGCAGCGGCGGTACCCAGCCGGTGGCGTACCTCGGGGTGCACGGTATCGGCGACAACATCGCCAGCGGACGGTCGCTGCGGGACCGCTTCGTCCGCAACAACGGCTGCACGGCCGCGAACCCGCCGGAGCCCCGGGCGGGCAGCCTGACCCACACCGTCTACAGCTACTCGGGCTGCCGGGCCGGTTACCCGGTGGTCTGGGCGGCGTTCGACGGTGGGCACATCGCCGCGCCGCAGGACGGCGCCGGTGGCGACAGCGGCTCGCGGACCTGGGTCCCCGGCGAGGTGTGGCGCTTCTTCACCCAGTTCGCCGGCACCACCCCGACGAACCCACCCACCACGCCGCCGACCACGCCGCCCACCACGCCGCCGACCAATCCGCCGGCCGGTGGCTGCACCGCCACCTACGCGACCGTCGGGCAGTGGCAGGGCGGCTTCCAGGCCGAGGTCACGGTGACCGCCGGCAGCACCGCCCTGACCGGATGGCGGGTCAGCTGGACACTGGCCAGCGGGCAGAGCATCACCCAGATCTGGGGTGGCCGTAACGCCCCCAGCGGCAGCACCCAGCACGTCTCCAACGAGACCTGGAACGGCAACCTGGCCGCTGGCGCGTCCACCACCTTCGGCTTCGTCGGCGGCGGCCCGGCCACGACACCGTCGCTCACCTGCGTCCGCGCCTGA
- a CDS encoding glycosyl hydrolase family 95 catalytic domain-containing protein, with product MTDMTRRNVLKASAAGAGAALVPTAWTAVARAGSQAPPQALAAGDLALWYDEAAGTDWLRALPIGNGRLGAMVFGNVDTERLQLNEDTIWAGGPYDSANSRGAANLAEIRRRVFADQWSQAQDLINQTMMGTPGGQLAYQPVGNLRLALGAASGVSQYTRTLDLTTATVTTTYLQNGVRYTREVFASAPDQVIVLRLTADRANSITFNATFDSPQRTTGSSPDAATIALDGISGNMEGVTGSVRFLALAHAVTTGGTVSSSGGTLRVSGATSVTVLVSIGSSYVNYRTVNGDYQGAARTRLNAARTVGIDQLRSRHLADYQALFDRVRINLGRTAAADQPTDVRIAQHASANDPQFSALLFQYGRYLLISSSRPGTQPANLQGIWNDSMTPPWDSKYTINANLPMNYWPADTTNLSECFRPVFDMVRDLSVTGARVAQAQYGAGGWVTHHNTDGWRGASVVDGPLWGMWQTGGAWLASLIWEHYLFTGDVEFLRTNYPALKGAAQFFLDTLVTHPTLGYLVTNPSNSPELAHHTDVSVCAGPTMDNQILRDLLDAAARASEVVGVDATFRAQARATRDRLPPMRVGSRGNIQEWLADWIEPERTHRHVSHLYGLHPSNQITRRGTPQLYEAARRTLELRGDDGTGWSLAWKINFWARLEDAARAHKLVRDLVRTDRLAPNMFDLHPPFQIDGNFGATSGIAEMLLQSHNGELHLLPALPTAWPTGQVSGLRGRGGYTVGVAWSSGQADEIVVRADRDGTLRLRARLFTGAFTVTDVSDGSTPATTRPETDVVQLTVRSGRTYRAARPGVTPTPTVTPTTPAPPTTPPTTPPTTPPTTSPPAPSGARATYRVTNSWSGGFQGEVTVTAGTTAIRGWTVTWTFANGQVVNQVWSGVHSQSGANVTVRNADYNGALPAGGATTFGFIATVNGSTNNPPTNLTCTTT from the coding sequence ATGACGGACATGACCCGCAGGAACGTGCTCAAGGCCTCCGCGGCAGGCGCCGGGGCCGCGCTGGTGCCGACCGCCTGGACCGCCGTCGCCCGCGCCGGCTCCCAGGCACCGCCGCAGGCGCTGGCCGCCGGTGACCTGGCCCTGTGGTACGACGAGGCGGCCGGCACCGACTGGCTGCGGGCGCTGCCGATCGGCAACGGCCGCCTCGGTGCGATGGTGTTCGGCAACGTCGACACCGAACGGCTGCAGCTCAACGAGGACACCATCTGGGCCGGCGGCCCGTACGACTCGGCCAACAGCCGGGGGGCGGCCAACCTGGCCGAGATCCGGCGGCGGGTCTTCGCCGACCAGTGGAGCCAGGCGCAGGACCTGATCAACCAGACCATGATGGGCACCCCGGGCGGTCAGCTGGCCTACCAGCCGGTGGGCAACCTGAGGCTCGCCCTCGGCGCGGCCAGTGGCGTGTCGCAGTACACCCGGACCCTCGACCTGACCACCGCCACTGTCACCACGACCTACCTGCAGAACGGCGTCCGGTACACCCGGGAGGTCTTCGCCAGCGCGCCCGACCAGGTGATCGTGCTGCGGTTGACCGCCGACCGGGCCAATTCGATCACCTTCAACGCCACCTTCGACAGCCCGCAGCGCACCACCGGGTCGAGCCCGGACGCCGCCACCATCGCCCTCGACGGCATCTCCGGCAACATGGAGGGCGTCACCGGCTCGGTACGCTTCCTGGCCCTGGCCCACGCGGTGACCACCGGTGGCACGGTCAGCAGCTCCGGCGGCACCCTGCGGGTCTCCGGGGCCACCAGCGTGACCGTTCTGGTCTCGATCGGCTCCAGCTACGTCAACTACCGCACGGTCAACGGCGACTACCAGGGTGCCGCCCGTACCCGGCTCAACGCCGCCCGGACCGTCGGCATCGACCAGCTGCGCAGCCGGCACCTGGCCGACTACCAGGCGCTGTTCGACCGGGTACGCATCAACCTGGGGCGCACCGCCGCAGCCGACCAACCCACCGACGTACGGATCGCCCAACACGCGTCCGCCAACGACCCGCAGTTCTCCGCCCTGCTGTTCCAGTACGGGCGGTACCTGCTGATCTCCTCGTCCCGGCCGGGCACCCAGCCGGCGAACCTGCAGGGCATCTGGAACGACTCGATGACCCCGCCCTGGGACTCGAAGTACACGATCAACGCCAACCTGCCGATGAACTACTGGCCGGCCGACACGACGAACCTGTCGGAGTGCTTCCGGCCGGTCTTCGACATGGTCCGGGACCTGTCGGTGACCGGTGCCCGGGTAGCCCAGGCGCAGTACGGCGCCGGCGGTTGGGTCACCCACCACAACACCGACGGTTGGCGGGGCGCGTCGGTGGTCGACGGGCCGCTGTGGGGCATGTGGCAGACCGGCGGGGCCTGGCTGGCCAGCCTGATCTGGGAGCACTACCTGTTCACCGGCGACGTGGAGTTCCTGCGTACCAACTACCCGGCCCTCAAGGGGGCCGCCCAGTTCTTCCTGGACACCCTGGTCACCCATCCGACCCTCGGCTACCTGGTCACCAACCCGTCGAACTCGCCGGAGCTGGCCCACCACACCGACGTCAGCGTCTGTGCCGGGCCCACCATGGACAACCAGATCCTGCGGGACCTGCTCGACGCGGCGGCCCGCGCCAGCGAGGTAGTCGGTGTCGACGCCACCTTCCGCGCCCAGGCCCGTGCCACCCGGGACCGGCTGCCCCCGATGCGGGTCGGCTCCCGGGGAAACATCCAGGAGTGGCTGGCCGACTGGATCGAGCCGGAGCGGACCCACCGGCACGTCTCCCACCTGTACGGCCTGCACCCCAGCAACCAGATCACCCGGCGCGGCACCCCGCAGTTGTACGAGGCCGCGCGCCGGACGCTGGAGTTGCGCGGTGACGACGGCACCGGCTGGTCGCTGGCCTGGAAAATCAACTTCTGGGCCCGGTTGGAGGACGCCGCCCGCGCCCACAAGCTCGTTCGTGACCTGGTGCGCACCGACCGGTTGGCACCGAACATGTTCGACCTGCACCCGCCGTTCCAGATCGACGGCAACTTCGGGGCCACCTCGGGCATCGCCGAGATGCTGCTGCAGAGCCACAACGGTGAGCTGCACCTGTTGCCGGCGCTGCCGACCGCGTGGCCCACCGGGCAGGTGAGCGGGCTGCGCGGGCGGGGCGGGTACACCGTCGGGGTGGCCTGGAGCAGCGGCCAGGCCGACGAGATCGTGGTCCGGGCCGACCGGGACGGCACCCTGCGGCTGCGGGCCCGGCTGTTCACCGGCGCCTTCACCGTCACCGACGTCAGCGACGGCAGCACGCCGGCCACCACCCGTCCGGAGACCGACGTCGTGCAGCTCACCGTCCGGTCCGGCCGCACCTACCGGGCGGCCCGGCCCGGGGTGACGCCCACCCCGACGGTCACCCCCACCACTCCCGCGCCGCCGACGACACCCCCGACGACGCCGCCCACCACGCCGCCGACCACCAGCCCACCCGCGCCGTCGGGTGCCCGGGCCACGTACCGGGTGACGAACTCGTGGTCCGGTGGCTTCCAGGGTGAGGTCACGGTCACCGCCGGTACGACGGCGATCCGGGGTTGGACGGTCACCTGGACCTTCGCCAACGGGCAGGTCGTCAACCAGGTCTGGAGCGGGGTGCACAGCCAGAGCGGGGCGAACGTGACGGTGCGCAACGCCGACTACAACGGGGCGCTGCCCGCCGGTGGTGCCACCACCTTCGGGTTCATCGCCACGGTCAACGGCAGCACCAACAACCCGCCGACCAACCTGACCTGTACGACTACCTGA
- a CDS encoding cellulose binding domain-containing protein: MRHRARRMVTALTVGLLVVVGATTVLRTSQALALNNGVARTPPMGWNSWNTFGCNINETLIRQMTDAMVSSGLRDAGYQYVVVDDCWMNPNRDSAGNLQGDPSRFPSGMKALGDYIHARGLKFGIYQAPLDRTCAQFFGSYPGATGSQGREAQDARQFAAWGVDYLKYDWCSPSGTIDDQVRTFARMRDALAATGRPIVLSINSNSIHTKTGPQRDWGDVSNMWRTTEDITNAWNTGQTNGYPMGIQNIVDVTVPLAARARPGAFNDMDMMEVGRGGMSDTEMRSHFALWSILASPLIAGNDLRNMNAATRTILTNTNLIGISQDPLGLQATQVSFDGTRRVLAKRLSNGDVAVALFNQGTATTTISTTASAIGLSGGSFTLREAWTNATSTTSGAISASVPGHGTVVYRVSGGPGTPTSTPTGTPTAVPTTVTPPPSAGNCQVTYAITGQWPAGFQGDVTVRNTGTTPIDGWSLRWSFANGQQVNQAWGATYTQSGAQVTATNVAYNASISPGGTATFGFISSWSGSNTRPNAFTLNGQACGVA, from the coding sequence ATGAGACACCGTGCTCGCCGGATGGTGACCGCGTTGACGGTCGGACTGCTGGTCGTGGTGGGAGCCACGACGGTGCTCCGTACGTCGCAGGCGCTGGCCCTGAACAACGGCGTCGCCCGTACTCCACCGATGGGCTGGAACAGCTGGAACACCTTCGGCTGCAACATCAACGAGACCCTCATCCGACAGATGACCGACGCCATGGTCAGCTCCGGCCTACGTGACGCCGGTTACCAGTACGTCGTCGTCGACGACTGCTGGATGAACCCGAACCGCGACTCGGCCGGGAACCTGCAGGGCGATCCGAGTCGTTTCCCCTCGGGGATGAAGGCGCTGGGCGACTACATCCACGCCCGGGGGCTCAAGTTCGGCATCTACCAGGCACCACTTGACCGGACCTGCGCGCAGTTCTTCGGGTCGTACCCCGGGGCCACCGGCTCCCAGGGGCGTGAGGCCCAGGACGCCCGCCAGTTCGCGGCCTGGGGTGTCGACTACCTCAAGTACGACTGGTGTTCGCCCAGCGGGACGATCGACGACCAGGTCCGCACCTTCGCCAGGATGCGCGACGCGCTGGCCGCGACCGGTCGGCCCATCGTGCTGAGCATCAACTCGAACAGCATCCACACCAAGACCGGGCCGCAACGTGACTGGGGTGACGTGTCCAACATGTGGCGCACCACCGAGGACATCACCAACGCCTGGAACACCGGCCAGACCAACGGTTATCCGATGGGCATCCAGAACATCGTCGACGTCACCGTGCCACTGGCCGCGCGGGCCCGACCCGGTGCGTTCAACGACATGGACATGATGGAGGTCGGGCGCGGAGGAATGTCCGACACCGAGATGCGCAGCCACTTCGCGCTCTGGTCGATCCTGGCCTCACCGCTGATCGCCGGCAACGACCTGCGCAACATGAACGCGGCCACCCGGACGATCCTGACGAACACCAATCTGATCGGCATCAGCCAGGATCCACTGGGCCTGCAGGCCACTCAGGTCTCCTTCGACGGCACCCGGCGGGTGCTGGCCAAGCGGCTGTCGAACGGGGACGTCGCGGTGGCCCTGTTCAACCAGGGCACGGCGACGACCACGATCAGCACGACCGCGTCGGCGATTGGACTCTCCGGTGGCTCCTTCACGCTGCGTGAGGCATGGACCAACGCGACCAGCACCACCTCCGGCGCCATCTCGGCGAGCGTGCCCGGCCACGGCACGGTCGTCTACCGGGTCAGCGGTGGGCCCGGCACCCCGACCAGCACCCCCACCGGTACGCCGACCGCGGTGCCGACCACCGTCACGCCGCCACCGTCGGCCGGCAACTGCCAGGTGACGTACGCGATCACCGGCCAGTGGCCGGCCGGGTTCCAGGGCGACGTGACGGTCCGCAACACCGGTACCACGCCCATCGACGGGTGGAGCCTGCGGTGGTCCTTCGCCAACGGCCAGCAGGTGAACCAGGCATGGGGGGCCACCTACACCCAGAGCGGCGCCCAGGTCACCGCCACGAACGTCGCCTACAACGCCTCGATCAGCCCCGGCGGTACCGCGACCTTCGGCTTCATCTCCAGCTGGTCGGGCAGCAACACCCGACCGAACGCGTTCACCCTCAACGGTCAGGCGTGCGGCGTCGCCTGA
- the surE gene encoding 5'/3'-nucleotidase SurE, translating into MTGDRPARVVVTNDDGVHAPGIRWLARAAHEQGFDVVVAAPQAEASGMSAALSAVTDDGRVVFTKTELAGLPDVPAYGVAASPAYITVLAGLGVFGPPPALVLSGINRGANAGHAVLHSGTVGAALTAGNNGTRALAVSLDVLSPAAASAGSGGAAFAVLDAVDDERRHWSTAADLAGPLLPWLLDAAPGTVLNLNVPDLPAAEVPGLRQASLAPFGQVQMTVAESGQGFVRTAVQEQGSRHVPGTDLAWLAQGYATVTALRALGHLPDVVVPTGPGRDDEDPVPAGSA; encoded by the coding sequence GTGACCGGTGACCGGCCGGCCCGGGTGGTGGTGACCAACGACGACGGTGTGCACGCCCCGGGTATCCGGTGGTTGGCCCGGGCCGCCCACGAGCAGGGCTTCGACGTGGTGGTCGCCGCCCCGCAGGCCGAGGCGAGCGGGATGAGCGCGGCCCTGTCGGCGGTCACCGACGACGGGCGGGTGGTGTTCACCAAGACGGAGCTGGCCGGGCTGCCCGACGTGCCGGCGTACGGGGTGGCCGCCTCCCCCGCCTACATCACCGTGTTGGCCGGGCTCGGGGTCTTCGGCCCGCCACCGGCGCTGGTGCTGTCCGGCATCAACCGGGGGGCGAACGCCGGGCACGCGGTCCTGCACTCGGGCACGGTCGGCGCGGCGTTGACCGCCGGCAACAACGGCACCCGGGCGCTGGCCGTCTCGTTGGACGTGCTCTCCCCGGCGGCGGCGAGCGCGGGCAGCGGCGGGGCGGCGTTCGCGGTGCTGGACGCCGTCGACGACGAACGCCGCCACTGGTCGACCGCCGCCGACCTGGCGGGACCGCTGCTGCCGTGGTTGCTGGACGCGGCGCCGGGGACGGTGCTCAACCTCAACGTGCCGGACCTGCCGGCCGCCGAGGTCCCCGGGTTGCGCCAGGCCAGCCTCGCCCCGTTCGGCCAGGTGCAGATGACGGTCGCCGAGAGCGGTCAGGGTTTCGTCCGGACCGCCGTGCAGGAGCAGGGTTCCCGGCACGTCCCCGGCACGGACCTGGCCTGGCTGGCGCAGGGCTACGCCACCGTCACCGCGCTGCGGGCCCTGGGTCACCTGCCCGACGTGGTGGTGCCGACCGGGCCCGGCCGCGACGACGAGGATCCCGTTCCGGCCGGATCGGCCTGA